From Eriocheir sinensis breed Jianghai 21 chromosome 37, ASM2467909v1, whole genome shotgun sequence, one genomic window encodes:
- the LOC127008381 gene encoding uncharacterized protein LOC127008381, whose translation MASNLYHFMDQQPTFVPPPQNTVLQEAPKEKKKRTRNPENWKKEKRKRAILSGRPYVNTKGELVGPRAIGPDCNCKNKCFQAVNDDNRNAIFNGYYSLNSYDEQNAYLYGLIRRHDIQRKRKPVSERRTCSYKYYVRIKGKEIQVCKKAFANIHGISDKKIRTLCIKHEQNILFPRDNRGRHRNRPKKVTPELVTLIKHHILKMLSGPNGSDYIKTEKNQGPDVNISKLHKNFLQQYEPEAIDMETDKVIKDYDAKVKSWLYFKVFHEEFKSMDFNTVKRKLSDLRKSLEASGALQTTKKKAPSKSRSRQRTQDNQNARAAAAAAANTTTLAEVPTQALGVAMTAAPGTQMTGYMGPQQPHTLPPNLQLSVLGLQHTGAPFNPAAAQQPQQQPLNLQTGGNGGGQVGEQPQALPLNLHSMGGHMPSYYLSLSHMSNLISLPVSSGGAVQSAGTQTANFPAQHNMQQFIPTHSTVSAQTEAGPGGQPHIIQGGVGVTYTAAPQHNPNMY comes from the exons ATGGCCTCCAACTTGTACCACTTCATGGACCAACAGCCGACCTTTGTACCGCCACCCCAGAACACGGTGCTGCAGGAGGCcccgaaggagaagaagaagagaaccagAAACCCGGAGAactggaagaaggagaagaggaagcgagCCATCTTGTCCGGGCGGCCTTATGTTAATACCAAGGGCGAGCTCGTGGGGCCTCGAGCTATAGGGCCGGACTGCAACTGCAAGAATAAGTGCTTCCAGGCTGTGAATGACGATAACCGCAACGCCATATTCAACGGTTATTACTCCCTCAACAG CTATGACGAGCAGAACGCCTACCTCTATGGCCTCATCCGGCGCCACGACATCCAGCGGAAGAGGAAGCCGGTTTCGGAGCGACGGACGTGCTCCTACAAGTACTACGTTCGCATCAAGGGCAAGGAAATtcag GTGTGCAAGAAAGCCTTTGCCAACATCCACGGCATATCGGACAAGAAGATCCGAACCCTTTGCATCAAGCACGAGCAGAACATCCTCTTTCCCCGCGACAACAGAGGCCGCCACAGAAACAGACCCAAAAAG GTGACCCCAGAGCTGGTGACATTGATCAAGCACCACATCCTCAAAATGCTCTCGGGCCCCAACGGCAGCGACTACATCAAGACGGAGAAGAACCAGGGCCCGGACGTCAACATATCCAAGCTGCACAAGAACTTCCTGCAGCAGTATGAACCCGAGGCTATTGATATGGAGACTG ACAAGGTGATCAAGGACTACGACGCCAAGGTCAAGTCGTGGCTGTACTTCAAGGTGTTTCATGAGGAGTTCAAATCGATGGACTTCAACACGGTGAAGAGAAAGTTGTCCGACCTCCGCAAGAGTCTGGAGGCCTCGGGGGCGCTGCAGACAACCAAGAAGAAGGCCCCAAGCAAGTCACGGTCTCGGCAGCGCACGCAAGACAACCAGAACGCCCGTgcagctgccgccgccgccgccaacaccaccacgctGGCCGAGGTGCCCACACAGGCGCTGGGTGTGGCCATGACGGCCGCTCCCGGCACCCAAATGACCGGTTACATGGGGCCACAGCAGCCACACACCCTCCCGCCTAACCTGCAGCTGAGTGTGTTGGGGCTGCAGCACACCGGGGCGCCCTTCAACCCCGCTGCAGCCCAACAGCCACAGCAGCAGCCCCTCAACCTCCAGACTGGGGGCAACGGGGGCGGCCAAGTTGGGGAGCAGCCGCAGGCCCTCCCCTTGAACCTCCACTCCATGGGGGGCCACATGCCCTCCTACTACCTCTCCCTGAGCCACATGTCCAACCTCATCTCCCTGCCTGTGTCCTCGGGGGGAGCGGTGCAGTCGGCCGGCACGCAGACGGCGAACTTCCCAGCGCAGCACAACATGCAGCAGTTCATCCCCACGCACAGCACTGTCAGCGCCCAGACCGAGGCGGGGCCGGGGGGGCAGCCACACATCATccaggggggggtgggggtcacCTACACGGCAGCGCCCCAGCACAACCCCAACATGTACTGA